From the Paenibacillus sp. R14(2021) genome, the window ACTGGCCCGATCGCCCTATAAATAGGTCGAAATGACGTCAATCGTCCTATCGAAGGAATCAAATGTAGGGAGAATCATAGGAAGTTTTGTCGAAAGGCTTGTTATAATTATATAAAATATATTTAATATACATTGAAACTGTTTTGAATTGTAAACTTATGGTAAAGGAGGAGGGGGGCAAGGCGGGAATAGCTTTGCAATGATAGTGTTAAGCGGTTAATGAAATGATGAATGTGGGTTAACATCACAATACCATGAGAAGATGAGGTGTTCAATCGTGATTCGAAAGCTTGCAGCTGTAAGTCTTGCAATCGCATGTACGCTGTCTTTCAGTATCGGCGCATCGGCAGAAGCCCCTGCGCAGCAGGAGGCCAAGCCGGGCGGAAGCACGATATCATGGCCGGCGGATCAAGTACTGCCGAGCTTCGCCAAAGTAAAGCAGCTTGAGGTTGCTGATATTATTGACGCGCCGGGCGACATCAAGATCCTGCTGGCGACGCTGCAGGGTATCGTGAACCGCACGGAGCCCCGCATGTATTTGCTCGAAAGCAAGGAAGAAGGCAAGTTCACGTGGCTGAACGATCTCGACGTGCCCTATAAGGTGCGCGACAACTACTGGGATATCGTCAAAACGTTCAAGAGCGCAGTGAAAGGCGTTATCGTGTACGATCCGAAGGTGCCCGACTCCATAAACGTGGCCACGACGATTGCGGGCATTAAGGATGCGGTCGTCGCAAGCCCCGAGCTGGCGCAGAAGCTTGCCGGCGCGCCTTACGGACTGCAGGTGCTGGATGATCTGCGCGGCAAGTTCAAAGACCGCTTGGATGCATACACCTGGCAGTTCGACAACCTGTGGAGTCAAACAACCCACCGGATGCTGATCGGCCTGAGCCCGGATACGTCCGTCCGTCTTCCCGACAACAACTTCGCTTCGTTCAAAACAATCGCGCAGGATACGACGCAAGAGCGCGATGCCAAGAACCGCAAGGTATATGATCTCGATCTGACGCCATATCTCGGCAAAGACGCGGTTTACCTGCAATTTGCCGATGCCTTCACGCAGGACGGCTGGGGCACCGCAGTCCATGAAGTAACGATCAAGGCCGACGGCCAGGAGATCGCCCACTTCATTCCCGGCACGCCTGAAGAGGAGCCATTCCTCTATGACAGACAGAGCTCGCAGGTATCCACGGGAAGCGGCGGCCACCGTTTTGCCGATAACGGCCGTTATTTCATTTATAAATTCGCAGCGCCTGCCGGCACGAAGCAGCTGACCGCTTCCGTCGACATGTGGAACCAGTACAAGGTTGCGGCGAGCAGCGAACAGCCGGTATCCTCCGAGCAGAAGGAGCCGTACGGTTACCTGCGCGATTACGCGGTCGCGAACAAAGCCATGGTATTCTGGCTCGACGCGAACGTGCCCGAGCAGCTGCAGCTGTTCGAACGCATTCTGTCGGACGTGAAGCCGGGTACGCCTTACCTGGGCTGGTTCAGTAACGATGTCCAAGGCGAGTTCAATTCCGTTGAAATCACCTCGAAGCACAGCGTTTCCGTGCTCGCAGCTGACTGGTTCAGCAACCTGTCCGTCTTCTCCGGTACGAAGATGAACGCTAATTTGCCGGCTCCGGCGATAGCACCGAAGCTCGAGAACAAAATTTATGTCACGTACACGTTCAGCGAAGGCGACAACTTCCAATATAACGAGCACCGCCTCCGCGTGCTGTGGGATGACCCGAACCGCGGAAAGGTAGCGGTCAACTGGACGTCGAGCCCGCTGCTCTATGACGGCGCTCCGGTGATGCTGGATCATTATCTGAGCACGGCGACAGCGAACGATCAACTGATCGCAGGCCCGTCCGGCGCCGGCTATTTCTACGCCAACGCTTGGCCGGACAGCACCTTCGTGCCTTATTTGAAGCAAACGAATGCCTACATTAAGAAAACCGGCATGACGATTCCTTATATCCTTAACCGCGTCGCCGGTCAAAACGTGCCGCTCAGCGATACGAAAATCGATGCATACGCAAATGAATACCATGCGCCGGGCGTGTTCCTCAGCTGGGAAGACCGCTATGGCGTCGAAATCAAGAACGGGCTGCCGATTTCCACGATCCAAGGGATCAGCACGGTGCAGGACGGACAGCGAATCCTTGCGGACGCCAAAGCCAAGTGGGACGGCAAGTCGCCGCTCTTCGTATCCCTTGGGTTGCTCGCATGGAGCATGACGCCGACGGATGTTCTGGCGCTGAACAGCTCCCTCGGTGCGGAATTCCAAGCGGTACGGGCGGATCAGTACTTCTCGCTCGTACGCGAAGCGAACGGACTGCCGGCAAAACCGTAACCTTTCGGCTGCTGCTTCAATTGGAAACAAAAGAACAGCTTCCGCGGACGATTATGACCCGGAAGCTGTTTTTCTTGAGCCTCAACCGGGTAAAATAAGGCTGCCATCCAAGAAGAAGCCGGCAGGGATATCACGAGATCACCGAAGGTATAGGTGAAAGAAATAATTTATTGACCCTATAAAATATATTTTATAAACGAAAGCATTTAAAGTGATATCATAGAAACAAGATTAATGTTGCTTTCTGCTTCAAAGCGCTATGTGATTTATTTCACAAGACTTCGATTAGCCAAGATGCAGCGGAGTGAACTACACCTGAAGGAGGAAATAGAATGACTGAAACATTGGTAACGAACGTGGACCAACAAGAGCAGGCAGCTGCAGTTGCTGCGAAATCGGATGTACTGGATCAACTCCTGAAGCCCGAAGTGCAGGAAGCGCTGACGGCGCTGGTGGATCAGCTTCCGAAGTTAGCCGAAATGATGAATCTGCTGACCAAAACGTATGACCTGGCGCAGAAGGTGGCTTCGGACCGCGTGCTGATCCAAGACACGCTGGGTGCGGTCAAGGAAGTCGTCAAACCGCTTGAAGAGAAAGTGAAAGGGTACGCATCCGCGGCGATCGAAGCGAACGACCGCGCGGAGAAGAGCGAATCCGTCATCGGCTTGTTCGGCATGCTCAAATTAATGAAAGATCCGGAGCTTCAAAAGATGCTTCGTTTCGGCCAAGCTTACCTGGATATTCTAGGCGAAAGAAAAAAGGGCTAACTTAGCAAGCGCAATTCCACTATTCAAGCACGGAGGATGATATTCCATGAGAAAAGAAATACTTATTCTAGGTGCCGGATACGGAGGCTTGCTCAGCGCTCTGTCCGCACGTGAGCATCTGTCGACAGAAGAAGCGGGCATTACGCTCATTAACCGCGTAGGTTCGCACCAAATCATTACAGAGCTTCACCGCCTCGCCGCAGGCAACGTTCACGAGAAAGCCGTCGCGCTTCCGCTCGAGAAATTGCTGAAAGGCAAAGGCGTTAACATCGTCGTCGGCGACGTGCAAGCGATCGACGTCGAAGGCAAGAAGGTCTCGCTGAACGACGGTTCGTCGTACCGTTACGACAACCTGGTTCTGGCACTGGGCAGCGAAACGAACTATTTCGGCATTCCCGGCCTGAAAGAGAACAGCTTGACGCTCAAATCCGTTGTGGATGCGAACCGCGTGTTCAACCACGTGAAAGACCGCATCAAAGCATACACTGCGAGCAAGAACAAAGCGGATGCAACATTCGTTATCGGCGGCGGCGGACTGACGGGCGTAGAGCTTGTGGGCGAGCTTGCTGACGAGCTTCCGGGCATTTGCCGTCAATACGGCGTGGATTTCGCGGACGTATCGATCTCCTTGGTCGAAGCAATGCCGACGATCCTGCCGATCTTCTCGCCTGATCTGATCGAGCGCGCGGTAGCGAGCCTTGAGAAGCGCGGCGTTGAATTCCTGACAGGCCTTGCAATCACGGAAGTGAACGGCAATGTTGTAACGCTGAAGGACGGCAGAACGATCGAAACGAGCACACTCGTTTGGACGGGCGGCGTTCAAGGCAGCACGCTTGTCGGCAACTGCGGCGTAGAAGTAAACCGCGGCCGTGCAACTGTCAACGAATTCCTGCAATCCGTATCGCACCCAGACGTATTCCTGGCTGGCGACTGCGCGGTCGTGTTCGGTCCTGAAGGCCGTCCATACCCGCCGACTGCACAACTGGCTTGGCAAATGGGCGAGCTGGTCGGCGCGAACATCGCTGCATCGTACAAGAACGTGAAGATGGATACATTCAATCCGATCTTCTCCGGTACACTTGCAAGCCTTGGCCGCAAAGACGGTATCGGCGCGATCGGCGAAACCGGCATCGAGCTTAAGGGTGTTCCTGCTTCGCTCATGAAGAAAGCAAGTAACGCGCGTTACTTGACGCACATCAATGGCTTGTTCTCGCTGGCGTACTAATCTAGTGGAGTAAACTGTCTGCATCATATAGAGACGAGAAAGGCTCCGACCAATCAAGGTCGGAGCCTTTTTTTGCATTTAGCCGATCAGGATGAAGCTTTGCGTCTTGCGAGAAACTGTTTGTATTGGAAATAGGCGAAGCAGCCGATGCAGAAGCCGCCCAAGGCAAGTACGACGGCAGCCGTAAGCATAGCGAGAGTGATGTACGCTGCGATTCGGATTTGAGCGGCGGAGGCGGCGAGCGTGATGAGCAGAAACAGAATTGCGAGCAGGTTATTGAACCGCAGCAGCTCCCGGCTTTCGGTCTTGGCGCTGACAGGGAAGAGCGGCGATAGCAGCCGGACGAACAGATTGTACCGGATGCCGTAGAACCGGCTGATCAGCTGGACGGCCAGCGGCAGAACAAGAATCCACAATTGTCCGGTCGCGGAAGCGGCAATAATGCTGAGCAGAATGCCTAATTGATTGCCGCGCACGCGGTGCATCGGAATTTCATCTACGCAGTCAAAGGATAGGTTTGGAAGGGGCTGCGCCATAGGTCAACCTCCATTCAAGATTTTAGATTGCTTACTTTGATCATACTCTATAACATAGTTTTCAGGTAGGGATTTATGCATATAAAATTTTATTTCCACCGTACAACATTGACAGGAGCGGCTCCTTCGTATAGTTTCATATTTAAGATAATGAATGTTAACTTATATCAGTTGGAGATGGTTAGTGATGGCAGACGGAATCGACGTAGACCACGAGCACCTGATTTCCTTGAAACTGTTCGTTGTTCTGTCGAAAGCATATAAAACCATAATGGATCGCGCGCTTAAGGACATGAAGCAGTACGGGCTGTCAGCCTCGGAATTCATGATCCTTGAAGTGATGTACACCAAACGTAAAATTCCGATTCAGCAGATCGGCGAGAAGATATTGGTGACGAGCGGCAGTATGACCTATAATATTGATAAGCTCGAGCAGAAAGGGCTGCTGAAACGGGTGCCTAGCGCGGAAGACCGCCGTATTGTTTTCGTGGAGGTCACCCCCGAAGGCGATGCTTTGTTCGGCCGCATCTTCCCTGATCACGCCGGTGTCATTCACCGCCTTCTGCACGGGTTGACGCTGGAAGAGAAGCAGGATGCGACGGAGCTGTTGAAGAAGCTGGGGAGAAGCATATAACGGTACAGGCTTAGGGACGGAAGGACAGGTGCACAAGCATGGAAGCAAAGAGAATCGCCGCGGAACAAGCGGTTGCTTATATTGAAGATGGCATGACGGTTGGCTTGGGAACAGGCTCTACGGCGTATTGGGCGATTAAGAAGCTCGGCGCACGCGTACAGGAGGGCTTGCGGGTTAAAGCTATCGCGACTTCGCAGGAATCCGAGGTGCTCGCCAAGGAACTGGGCATCGAGATCATTACATTCGCCGAGCTGTCTGGGCAGCTGGATCTGACGATAGACGGTGCGGATGAGGTAGATGCAGCGTTTGACTTGACGAAAGGCGGCGGTGGCGCGCTGCTGCGGGAGAAGATCGTGGCCTCTGCTAGCAAGCGGATGATTGTGATCGTCGATGAAAGCAAGGTTGTGGAGCGGCTGGGTGCATTCCCGCTGCCTGTTGAAATCGTGCCGTTCGGCTGGGAAATGACCCTGCGGCAGTTGGAAAACCTCGGCTGCAAGCCGGCGGTTCGGCTGCAGGGAGAAGAGCGATTCCGCACGGACAACGGGAACTTCATCGTGGACTGCGCGTTCGGCAGCATCGCGGATCCCGGCAAGCTGTCGGTTGCAATCAACGGCATTCCCGGCGTCGTCGAGAACGGTCTGTTCGTGCGGATGGCGGACGGCGTCATTGTTGGAAGGATGGACGGCAGTGTTCAAGAATTGAAGCAAGCGTAGCTGCAGGCGCGTGCGGTGTACGATTGAAGCCGGCCCGAGTCACGCTGCAGCATACGGCGCAGCTTGGGCAGGTACCGTGCAAATATTTCGTCAAAAAGCTATTGACAGATACTCGAAAATCGATTATCTTTAATTCAAGATAATTAAATACAAAGCATATGAAAAAGGAGCTGGTGCCATGGCAAGGCATTTGCGAGCAGCGCGCCATATCCGTAACGGTTGGCGTGAAGGTTAGAAGCCGGTGAAAGGGAAGTATCATTTTTTTTTGACGAAATATCTTTAATTAAAGATTATTAAACAAAAACTATTAGTAAGGGAGATGGATGTACATGATGGATTTAGGGTTATTAATAATTCGCGTCGTTATTGGTTTGTTGTTCGTAGGGCATGGTTCGCAGAAGCTGTTCGGCTTATTCGGGGGTTATGGACCGAAAGGAACCGGAGGCTGGATGGAGTCGGTCGGCATTAAGCCTGGCGTAGCGATGGCGGTATTCGCTGGACTGCTGGAGCTGGTTGGCGGCGCGATGTTCGGAGCAGGCCTGCTGACAGTGCTAGCCGCAATCCTGCTTGCGTTGACGATGCTGGGCGCGATCGTGAAGGTGCATGGTGCAAATGGGCTTTGGGCAACCTCTAACGGATATGAATATCCGCTTGTAGTGCTTGTTGTCGTTATCGGCGTTGCGCTGACCGGCGCTGGCGCATATTCGCTGGATGCGTTGATGTAAGCAGCGGCAAAGCGCGGGAGTTACTACAATTATTTCGATAAGGAGCGATCGATCATGTCAGACCGGACGACAGGTATCCACCACATTACGGCTTTTGCAAGAGACCCGCAGGAGAATGCGAGTTTCTATACCGGCATCCTGGGGCTTCATTTGGTGAAGAAGACGGTGAACTTCGATGCCCCGGATACGTATCACTTGTATTTCGGCGACGCGTCCGGCAGCCCGGGCACGGTCATCACGTTCTTCCCTTCCTCGAAGGCCCGTAAAGGGCGTATCGGCGGAGGCCAAGTGGGCGTCACCACCTTCGTCGTACCGGTCGGTACGATCGCGTATTGGGAGCAGCGTTTCACGGAGCTCGGCATCGCCTTCAGACATGAGACGAGATTCTCCGAGTCCTATCTTCAATTCACGGATCCCGACGGGCTGCGCCTGGAACTGACGGAGCGGTCGGAGGGTCCGGTCCGCACGGATACGTATGCCGGTATTCCAGCGGACAAGGCGATTAAGGGCTTCGGCGGCGCCGTCCTGTTCAGCAGAGATTATCTTCAGACGATGGATGTTCTAGAGCGAGTGCTGGGCCTTGCCAAGGTCGGGGAAGAAGACGGCTTTGCCCGGTTCCAATCGTCCGCGGAGCTCGGCAATCGAATCGACGTTCCGTTGTCCAATATGGAATGGGGCAGCGGCGGCGTCGGAACCGTCCATCATATTGCTTGGCGTGCAAAGGATAACGAGGAGCATGCGCGTTGGAGAGAGATCGTAGCAGCCAGCGGCTATAAACCGACGGAAATCAAGGATCGCCAATACTTCAAAGCCGTGTATTTCCGCGAGCACGGCGGCATTCTCTTTGAAATCGCAACAGACGCGCCGGGCTTCGCGAGAGATGAGCGTCAGAATGAGCTGGGTCGGAAGCTTATGCTGCCGGAATGGTTCGAGCCGCGCCGCGCCGAAATTGAAGCTGTGCTGCAGCCGATTACGATTGAGGAACCGAGTAATTAAATCCTCATGAAGCATTTAGCACCAAATCACAATCACTATTATTTATAACGTCTCGTTAACCTAAACATTGAGGAGTGAGTGTAAATGTCATTACAAACGGCAGGTATTCATCACATTACTGCATTTGCAAGAAACCCGCAGGAGAACGTTGATTTCTACGCCGGCGTGCTCGGCTTGCGCCTTGTAAAGAAAACGATCAATTTCGACGCACCGGAGGTCTATCACCTGTATTTCGGCGACAAAGCCGGCAGCCCCGGCACGATCATTACCTTCTTCCCGTGGCCCGGCTCCCGCAAGGGTGAAATCGGCGGCGGCCAGGTTGGTATTACGGCGTACGTCGTACCTGTAGGCGCGCTTTCGTTCTGGGAAGAGCGGCTCTCAGGCTTCGGCATTGCCGTGAAGCAAACAGAACGATTCGGGGAGAAGTATCTGCAATTCGATGATAATGAAGGACTGCATCTGGAGCTCGTCGAACGTGAGAGCGGAGCAAACAGCGAGTGGTCGTTCGGCGGCATCCCTGCGGACAAAGCGATCAAAGGCTTCGGCGGCGCCGTCTTGTTCAGCACAAGCTCGGCTAGAACGGTCTCCGTGTTAACGGATGTCCTCGGCTTGAAGAAGGTTGGCGAGGAAGCGGGCTATATCCGTTTGCAAGCGGAAGGGGACATCGGCAATATCATTGACGTCCCTGCGAAGAATATGGATTGGGGCGTTGGCGGCGCCGGCACGGTTCACCATATCGCTTGGAGAGCCAAGGACTTCGAAGAGCATGTACAGTGGCAAACCAAAGTAGCTGGCAGCGGCTATCAGCCGACGCCTGTCATCGACCGTCAATATTTCAACGCGATTTATTTCCGCGAAGGCGGGGGCATCTTATTCGAGATTGCTACTGATCCGCCGGGCTTTGCTAATGACGAAACAGCCGACCAGCTGGGACAGAAGATTATGCTGCCTTCCTGGTTCGAACCGAACCGCGCTAAAATCGAAGCTAACCTGCTGCCGATTGAGGTTAGGGAGCTGACACCCGGCAAGCGGGAGTAAGGAATAGAATAGGTGTAAAGTCGTATGGACGATACAGCCGTCATTTCGTACACTCTCACTGAGGCTTTAACAATTTGCTAACCGTTGGAGGTAACCATGGGTAAAATAGCGATATTCGGTTTTGGCCGCATCGGCAGACAGCTGCTGCGCGTCGCATTGCAAGAAAAGCTCTTCGTTCCGGTGTCCATCTCGGATATCAGGGACGAGGAGACGCTAGCCGCATTATTTGAAGTCGATACAAACTACAAGCGTTGGCCGGAAGAAGTGCAAGCGGAGACGGGGGCTATGGTCATTGGGGGCCGCCATATCAAGTACATCAATTCGATGAATGAAGTGCCGGACTGGCGGGCGCTCGGCGTCGACTTGGTCATCGATTGTACGGGAAGAGCCGTTACCCGCTCGGTTGCTCAAATTCACTTGGACCGCGGCGCGAAGCATGTGCTCGTCAGTGGGCCAAGCAAGAGTCTCGAGGATTGCGACGCGGTGCTGCTGAAGGGCATCAACCTGGACAAATTCAATCCGGACGAGCATAAGATCATCAGTATGGCCAGCTGCACGACGAATGCACTAGCGCCTGTGGTGAAGCTTGTACGTGAAAACTTCGGCATCAAATACGGGTTGTTCTCCACGGTGCATTCCTATACGAATACACAATCGTTGACAGATCAGCCGATGCAGTCCCGC encodes:
- a CDS encoding GxGYxYP domain-containing protein encodes the protein MIRKLAAVSLAIACTLSFSIGASAEAPAQQEAKPGGSTISWPADQVLPSFAKVKQLEVADIIDAPGDIKILLATLQGIVNRTEPRMYLLESKEEGKFTWLNDLDVPYKVRDNYWDIVKTFKSAVKGVIVYDPKVPDSINVATTIAGIKDAVVASPELAQKLAGAPYGLQVLDDLRGKFKDRLDAYTWQFDNLWSQTTHRMLIGLSPDTSVRLPDNNFASFKTIAQDTTQERDAKNRKVYDLDLTPYLGKDAVYLQFADAFTQDGWGTAVHEVTIKADGQEIAHFIPGTPEEEPFLYDRQSSQVSTGSGGHRFADNGRYFIYKFAAPAGTKQLTASVDMWNQYKVAASSEQPVSSEQKEPYGYLRDYAVANKAMVFWLDANVPEQLQLFERILSDVKPGTPYLGWFSNDVQGEFNSVEITSKHSVSVLAADWFSNLSVFSGTKMNANLPAPAIAPKLENKIYVTYTFSEGDNFQYNEHRLRVLWDDPNRGKVAVNWTSSPLLYDGAPVMLDHYLSTATANDQLIAGPSGAGYFYANAWPDSTFVPYLKQTNAYIKKTGMTIPYILNRVAGQNVPLSDTKIDAYANEYHAPGVFLSWEDRYGVEIKNGLPISTIQGISTVQDGQRILADAKAKWDGKSPLFVSLGLLAWSMTPTDVLALNSSLGAEFQAVRADQYFSLVREANGLPAKP
- a CDS encoding DUF1641 domain-containing protein, producing MTETLVTNVDQQEQAAAVAAKSDVLDQLLKPEVQEALTALVDQLPKLAEMMNLLTKTYDLAQKVASDRVLIQDTLGAVKEVVKPLEEKVKGYASAAIEANDRAEKSESVIGLFGMLKLMKDPELQKMLRFGQAYLDILGERKKG
- a CDS encoding NAD(P)/FAD-dependent oxidoreductase, producing MRKEILILGAGYGGLLSALSAREHLSTEEAGITLINRVGSHQIITELHRLAAGNVHEKAVALPLEKLLKGKGVNIVVGDVQAIDVEGKKVSLNDGSSYRYDNLVLALGSETNYFGIPGLKENSLTLKSVVDANRVFNHVKDRIKAYTASKNKADATFVIGGGGLTGVELVGELADELPGICRQYGVDFADVSISLVEAMPTILPIFSPDLIERAVASLEKRGVEFLTGLAITEVNGNVVTLKDGRTIETSTLVWTGGVQGSTLVGNCGVEVNRGRATVNEFLQSVSHPDVFLAGDCAVVFGPEGRPYPPTAQLAWQMGELVGANIAASYKNVKMDTFNPIFSGTLASLGRKDGIGAIGETGIELKGVPASLMKKASNARYLTHINGLFSLAY
- a CDS encoding DUF4395 domain-containing protein; amino-acid sequence: MAQPLPNLSFDCVDEIPMHRVRGNQLGILLSIIAASATGQLWILVLPLAVQLISRFYGIRYNLFVRLLSPLFPVSAKTESRELLRFNNLLAILFLLITLAASAAQIRIAAYITLAMLTAAVVLALGGFCIGCFAYFQYKQFLARRKASS
- a CDS encoding MarR family winged helix-turn-helix transcriptional regulator, whose translation is MADGIDVDHEHLISLKLFVVLSKAYKTIMDRALKDMKQYGLSASEFMILEVMYTKRKIPIQQIGEKILVTSGSMTYNIDKLEQKGLLKRVPSAEDRRIVFVEVTPEGDALFGRIFPDHAGVIHRLLHGLTLEEKQDATELLKKLGRSI
- the rpiA gene encoding ribose-5-phosphate isomerase RpiA; this encodes MEAKRIAAEQAVAYIEDGMTVGLGTGSTAYWAIKKLGARVQEGLRVKAIATSQESEVLAKELGIEIITFAELSGQLDLTIDGADEVDAAFDLTKGGGGALLREKIVASASKRMIVIVDESKVVERLGAFPLPVEIVPFGWEMTLRQLENLGCKPAVRLQGEERFRTDNGNFIVDCAFGSIADPGKLSVAINGIPGVVENGLFVRMADGVIVGRMDGSVQELKQA
- a CDS encoding DoxX family protein, with product MMDLGLLIIRVVIGLLFVGHGSQKLFGLFGGYGPKGTGGWMESVGIKPGVAMAVFAGLLELVGGAMFGAGLLTVLAAILLALTMLGAIVKVHGANGLWATSNGYEYPLVVLVVVIGVALTGAGAYSLDALM
- a CDS encoding ring-cleaving dioxygenase: MSDRTTGIHHITAFARDPQENASFYTGILGLHLVKKTVNFDAPDTYHLYFGDASGSPGTVITFFPSSKARKGRIGGGQVGVTTFVVPVGTIAYWEQRFTELGIAFRHETRFSESYLQFTDPDGLRLELTERSEGPVRTDTYAGIPADKAIKGFGGAVLFSRDYLQTMDVLERVLGLAKVGEEDGFARFQSSAELGNRIDVPLSNMEWGSGGVGTVHHIAWRAKDNEEHARWREIVAASGYKPTEIKDRQYFKAVYFREHGGILFEIATDAPGFARDERQNELGRKLMLPEWFEPRRAEIEAVLQPITIEEPSN
- a CDS encoding ring-cleaving dioxygenase, with the translated sequence MSLQTAGIHHITAFARNPQENVDFYAGVLGLRLVKKTINFDAPEVYHLYFGDKAGSPGTIITFFPWPGSRKGEIGGGQVGITAYVVPVGALSFWEERLSGFGIAVKQTERFGEKYLQFDDNEGLHLELVERESGANSEWSFGGIPADKAIKGFGGAVLFSTSSARTVSVLTDVLGLKKVGEEAGYIRLQAEGDIGNIIDVPAKNMDWGVGGAGTVHHIAWRAKDFEEHVQWQTKVAGSGYQPTPVIDRQYFNAIYFREGGGILFEIATDPPGFANDETADQLGQKIMLPSWFEPNRAKIEANLLPIEVRELTPGKRE
- a CDS encoding type I glyceraldehyde-3-phosphate dehydrogenase encodes the protein MGKIAIFGFGRIGRQLLRVALQEKLFVPVSISDIRDEETLAALFEVDTNYKRWPEEVQAETGAMVIGGRHIKYINSMNEVPDWRALGVDLVIDCTGRAVTRSVAQIHLDRGAKHVLVSGPSKSLEDCDAVLLKGINLDKFNPDEHKIISMASCTTNALAPVVKLVRENFGIKYGLFSTVHSYTNTQSLTDQPMQSRRDSWAAAENIIPSSSGAAKALKFIWKDLQITGKAYRIPTRTGSIAELNLVTEKPCTAEEINEMFRSAAKEGDLNGVLDVLEGEWASSRIVGDSHSSIIDLPLTQVQGELVSIAAWYDNEWGYASRLAEVAAYLANRA